Proteins found in one Acanthopagrus latus isolate v.2019 chromosome 3, fAcaLat1.1, whole genome shotgun sequence genomic segment:
- the pbxip1a gene encoding pre-B-cell leukemia transcription factor-interacting protein 1 isoform X3 — MSDNSNSTGSSGSSTNSWTLLSPEEAAIENVGPVDDGTESLGDVPSLSEEVTGAAVEFKPSDMSIETVLSEEGHQVCQETSPESSLGPIPSSPGRMSPLLPNPLDPLDPLDLDLESQAPVIHDIVTSSPSDNEHLGATPFVTNIDLGAPLDIPASELLPAEPEESCSTPPLTEIPVTTEQALDTPADVLIPAGPAGASPVFTAEPEVDIPTETLTAADPPAHIEADITFTPESTEPPSPAPESLVAASPIDDAPAPETVGSAEAEEEEAAVEEEEMEPSETVTQEEREAEEEEGEEPSSSFDVGDTSGFDDGLRRRNVPSFEAARPRTSDEDEEEEEVEFKLAEKKEEKPWLSMNKCIVGALILLFLGSLFLSGFLSDLDNGDFDASELSDGEPSQDWLSADPQDMKELLDKLTQENQQIAQLEAQLQSQKEELDSALSAVAASGDAKGKADLELENTKLKKELLSLPELKTELESLRARVTELSQLTANQEMPQTTPGSAPQPGDKDSQTTKTAAGPERRKDTNEGGRLKDELQRQKVLLEESKKRLQGMKKGGSDRKQVRDHLEEIQKKLSEQVERWGKRKPQESKWKGNKGKTNERDHWRKEDKKEWRGEKDWKHSKDEKKEKEWKSPKQNSHKEAWRKHQDEWEGKKGERRMDREERRKEKPWHSRPGKSSHSHHQHHHHQPRQPHQHSQNDFWRDQEQKLRRNVRPQLGCSSVDNCAEKEGLYPVELPEFEELLEGYLSKLEGSSSESKDKVRKLTAEYFEDGVFIHDRVLFSDFAEDVADILEDMVDVLDVGGQKDDDSLEEEMEEFEREALWKFAATA; from the exons ATGTctgacaacagcaacagcacCGGCAGCAGCGGCTCCTCCACCAACAGCTGGACCCTCCTCTCCCCCGAG GAGGCTGCTATTGAGAATGTGGGGCCGGTCGACGACGGCACAGAGAGCCTCGGTGACGTCCCGAGTCTCTCTGAGGAGGTGACAG GTGCTGCCGTGGAGTTTAAACCAAGTGACATGTCTATAGAAACTGTCCTGTCTGAAGAAGGCCACCAG GTGTGTCAAGAGACCTCTCCAGAGTCCAGTTTGGGTCCCATCCCTTCCAGTCCAGGCCGAATGAGCCCTCTTTTACCAAACCCTCTTGACCCTCTTGACCCTCTTGACCTCGACCTAGAGAGTCAGGCTCCAGTCATCCATGACATCGTAACCAGCTCCCCCAGTGACAACGAGCACCTAGGAGCCACACCTTTTGTCACCAACATTGATTTGGGGGCTCCGCTCGATATCCCTGCTTCCGAACTCCTTCCAGCTGAGCCGGAGGAGTCCTGCTCTACTCCTCCCCTGACTGAGATTCCTGTCACTACAGAACAAGCGCTTGACACGCCTGCTGATGTCCTGATTCCTGCTGGCCCTGCCGGGGCGAGTCCTGTCTTTACTGCTGAACCTGAGGTGGACATCCCTACTGAGACCCTCACAGCCGCTGATCCTCCCGCTCACATTGAGGCTGATATCACCTTTACCCCAGAGAGTACAGAGCCACCGAGCCCAGCCCCAGAGAGCCTGGTGGCAGCAAGCCCCATCGATGATGCTCCTGCACCAGAGACAGTTGGttcagcagaggcagaggaggaggaggcagctgtggaagaggaggagatggagccATCTGAGACAGTGAcccaggaggagagagaagcagaggaggaagaaggagaag AGCCATCAAGTAGTTTTGATGTGGGCGACACAAGCGGCTTTGATGAcggactgaggaggaggaacgtCCCCTCCTTCGAGGCAGCGCGACCAAGAACGTCAGatgaggacgaagaggaggaggaagtggagttCAAGCTGGCcgagaagaaggaggaaaagccATGGCTGTCCATGAACAAATGCATTGTGGGTGCTCTGATCCTGCTCTTCTTAGGttcccttttcctctcag GTTTCCTCTCTGACCTGGATAATG GAGACTTTGACGCCTCTGAACTGAGTGACGGAGAACCAAGCCAG GACTGGCTTAGCGCTGATCCACAGGATATGAAAGAGCTATTGGATAAACTGACACAGGAAAACCAACAAATCGCTCAGCTAGAGGCTCAACTACAG tCTCAAAAAGAAGAACTGGACTCCGCCCTGAGCGCAGTAGCAGCGAGCGGTGATGCGAAGGGTAAAGCAGATCTTGaactggaaaacacaaagctgaagaaggagctgTTGTCCCTGCctgagctgaagacagagctggagagtCTGAGGGCCAGGGTGACCGAACTCAGCCAGCTCACAG CAAATCAGGAAATGCCCCAGACTACCCCAGGTTCAGCCCCTCAGCCTGGTGACAAAGACAGTCAAACTACCAAGACAGCAGCTGGccctgagaggaggaaggacacaAATGAGGGAGGAAGGCTAAAGGATGAACTTCAGAGGCAGAAGGttcttctggaggagagcaagaAGAGACTGCAAGGGATGAAAAAAGGCGgaagtgacaggaaacaagtgAGGGATCACCTGGAGGAGATCCAGAAGAAGCTTTCTGAACAAGTGGAGAGGTGGGGCAAGAGGAAGCCACAGGAGTCCAAATGGAAAGGGAACAAGGGAAAAACCAATGAGCGGGACCATTGGAGGAAAGAAGACAAGaaagagtggagaggagagaaagactgGAAGCATAGCAAAGacgagaagaaggagaaggagtggAAGTCTCCGAAGCAGAACTCTCATAAGGAGGCATGGAGAAAACACCAGGACGAGTGGGAGGGGAAGAAGGGCGAGCGAAGgatggacagagaggagaggaggaaggagaaaccGTGGCACAGCCGGCCTGGTAAGAGCTCCCACAGTCACcatcaacaccaccaccaccagccccgTCAGCCTCATCAGCACAGCCAGAACGACTTCTGGAGAGACCAGGAGCAGAAGCTCAGGCGCAACGTCCGCCCCCAGCTGGGCTGCAGCTCCGTGGACAACTGTGCCGAAAAGGAGGGGCTCTACCCGGTGGAGCTGCCCGAGTTCGAGGAACTGCTGGAGGGCTACCTGAGCAAGCTCGAAGGATCCTCATCTGAGAGCAAGGACAAGGTCAGGAAGCTGACGGCAGAGTACTTCGAGGACGGCGTGTTTATCCACGACCGGGTTCTTTTCAGTGACTTTGCGGAGGACGTGGCGGACATTCTTGAGGACATGGTGGACGTCTTGGACGTCGGCGGGCAGAAGGACGACGActccctggaggaggagatggaggagttTGAACGAGAGGCCCTGTGGAAGTTTGCCGCCACAGCTTAA
- the cks1b gene encoding cyclin-dependent kinases regulatory subunit 1 — MSHKQIYYSDKYDDEKYEYRHVMLPKEIAKRVPKTHLMSETEWRNLGVQQSQGWVHYMIHQPEPHILLFRRPLPPQKS; from the exons ATGTCTCACAAACAGATCTACTACTCCGATAAATACGACGACGAGAAGTACGAGTACAG GCATGTAATGCTACCAAAAGAGATTGCAAAGCGTGTACCCAAAACTCATCTGATGTCTGAGACCGAGTGGAGGAATCTCGGGGTCCAGCAGAGCCAAGGATGGGTGCACTACATGATCCATCAGCCAG aacCACACATCTTGCTGTTCCGGCGCCCTCTGCCCCCCCAGAAGTCATAA
- the s100a11 gene encoding protein S100-A11, with the protein MKHIYSERRWSERRDTVLVAAHNTPHSIPTQEASAQIIMESAICTIVTQFKNYAGKDGSSSTLSKEEFHNLVSSQLSNYVQNAGDPAAVDQLMSSLDENNDGELTFLEFWQLVGKLASQKGGFGQ; encoded by the exons ATGAAGCATATATATTCAGAGCGGCGGTGGTCAGAGCGAAGAGACACAGTTCTTGTAGCTGCCCACAACACGCCACACAGCATCCCAACGCAAGAG GCCTCAGCACAAATCATCATGGAATCCGCCATCTGCACCATCGTCACCCAGTTCAAGAACTATGCTGGGAAGGACGGATCCTCCAGCACCCTGAGCAAAGAGGAGTTCCACAACCTGGTGTCCTCTCAGCTGTCCAACTATGTCCAG AACGCCGGCGATCCCGCGGCCGTCGACCAGCTCATGAGCTCGCTGGACGAAAACAACGACGGGGAGCTGACCTTCCTCGAGTTCTGGCAGCTGGTCGGCAAGCTGGCGAGCCAGAAGGGCGGCTTCGGCCAGTAG
- the pbxip1a gene encoding pre-B-cell leukemia transcription factor-interacting protein 1 isoform X1, with protein MKCSCREGGLTIFENQKAESAPCCAALGLKRAMSDNSNSTGSSGSSTNSWTLLSPEEAAIENVGPVDDGTESLGDVPSLSEEVTGAAVEFKPSDMSIETVLSEEGHQVCQETSPESSLGPIPSSPGRMSPLLPNPLDPLDPLDLDLESQAPVIHDIVTSSPSDNEHLGATPFVTNIDLGAPLDIPASELLPAEPEESCSTPPLTEIPVTTEQALDTPADVLIPAGPAGASPVFTAEPEVDIPTETLTAADPPAHIEADITFTPESTEPPSPAPESLVAASPIDDAPAPETVGSAEAEEEEAAVEEEEMEPSETVTQEEREAEEEEGEEPSSSFDVGDTSGFDDGLRRRNVPSFEAARPRTSDEDEEEEEVEFKLAEKKEEKPWLSMNKCIVGALILLFLGSLFLSGFLSDLDNGDFDASELSDGEPSQDWLSADPQDMKELLDKLTQENQQIAQLEAQLQSQKEELDSALSAVAASGDAKGKADLELENTKLKKELLSLPELKTELESLRARVTELSQLTANQEMPQTTPGSAPQPGDKDSQTTKTAAGPERRKDTNEGGRLKDELQRQKVLLEESKKRLQGMKKGGSDRKQVRDHLEEIQKKLSEQVERWGKRKPQESKWKGNKGKTNERDHWRKEDKKEWRGEKDWKHSKDEKKEKEWKSPKQNSHKEAWRKHQDEWEGKKGERRMDREERRKEKPWHSRPGKSSHSHHQHHHHQPRQPHQHSQNDFWRDQEQKLRRNVRPQLGCSSVDNCAEKEGLYPVELPEFEELLEGYLSKLEGSSSESKDKVRKLTAEYFEDGVFIHDRVLFSDFAEDVADILEDMVDVLDVGGQKDDDSLEEEMEEFEREALWKFAATA; from the exons ATGAAGTGCTCGTGTCGGGAGGGGGGTTTGACCATTTTTG AAAACCAGAAAGCTGAGTCTGCACCGTGCTGTGCCGCGCTCGGCCTGAAGAGGGCGATGTctgacaacagcaacagcacCGGCAGCAGCGGCTCCTCCACCAACAGCTGGACCCTCCTCTCCCCCGAG GAGGCTGCTATTGAGAATGTGGGGCCGGTCGACGACGGCACAGAGAGCCTCGGTGACGTCCCGAGTCTCTCTGAGGAGGTGACAG GTGCTGCCGTGGAGTTTAAACCAAGTGACATGTCTATAGAAACTGTCCTGTCTGAAGAAGGCCACCAG GTGTGTCAAGAGACCTCTCCAGAGTCCAGTTTGGGTCCCATCCCTTCCAGTCCAGGCCGAATGAGCCCTCTTTTACCAAACCCTCTTGACCCTCTTGACCCTCTTGACCTCGACCTAGAGAGTCAGGCTCCAGTCATCCATGACATCGTAACCAGCTCCCCCAGTGACAACGAGCACCTAGGAGCCACACCTTTTGTCACCAACATTGATTTGGGGGCTCCGCTCGATATCCCTGCTTCCGAACTCCTTCCAGCTGAGCCGGAGGAGTCCTGCTCTACTCCTCCCCTGACTGAGATTCCTGTCACTACAGAACAAGCGCTTGACACGCCTGCTGATGTCCTGATTCCTGCTGGCCCTGCCGGGGCGAGTCCTGTCTTTACTGCTGAACCTGAGGTGGACATCCCTACTGAGACCCTCACAGCCGCTGATCCTCCCGCTCACATTGAGGCTGATATCACCTTTACCCCAGAGAGTACAGAGCCACCGAGCCCAGCCCCAGAGAGCCTGGTGGCAGCAAGCCCCATCGATGATGCTCCTGCACCAGAGACAGTTGGttcagcagaggcagaggaggaggaggcagctgtggaagaggaggagatggagccATCTGAGACAGTGAcccaggaggagagagaagcagaggaggaagaaggagaag AGCCATCAAGTAGTTTTGATGTGGGCGACACAAGCGGCTTTGATGAcggactgaggaggaggaacgtCCCCTCCTTCGAGGCAGCGCGACCAAGAACGTCAGatgaggacgaagaggaggaggaagtggagttCAAGCTGGCcgagaagaaggaggaaaagccATGGCTGTCCATGAACAAATGCATTGTGGGTGCTCTGATCCTGCTCTTCTTAGGttcccttttcctctcag GTTTCCTCTCTGACCTGGATAATG GAGACTTTGACGCCTCTGAACTGAGTGACGGAGAACCAAGCCAG GACTGGCTTAGCGCTGATCCACAGGATATGAAAGAGCTATTGGATAAACTGACACAGGAAAACCAACAAATCGCTCAGCTAGAGGCTCAACTACAG tCTCAAAAAGAAGAACTGGACTCCGCCCTGAGCGCAGTAGCAGCGAGCGGTGATGCGAAGGGTAAAGCAGATCTTGaactggaaaacacaaagctgaagaaggagctgTTGTCCCTGCctgagctgaagacagagctggagagtCTGAGGGCCAGGGTGACCGAACTCAGCCAGCTCACAG CAAATCAGGAAATGCCCCAGACTACCCCAGGTTCAGCCCCTCAGCCTGGTGACAAAGACAGTCAAACTACCAAGACAGCAGCTGGccctgagaggaggaaggacacaAATGAGGGAGGAAGGCTAAAGGATGAACTTCAGAGGCAGAAGGttcttctggaggagagcaagaAGAGACTGCAAGGGATGAAAAAAGGCGgaagtgacaggaaacaagtgAGGGATCACCTGGAGGAGATCCAGAAGAAGCTTTCTGAACAAGTGGAGAGGTGGGGCAAGAGGAAGCCACAGGAGTCCAAATGGAAAGGGAACAAGGGAAAAACCAATGAGCGGGACCATTGGAGGAAAGAAGACAAGaaagagtggagaggagagaaagactgGAAGCATAGCAAAGacgagaagaaggagaaggagtggAAGTCTCCGAAGCAGAACTCTCATAAGGAGGCATGGAGAAAACACCAGGACGAGTGGGAGGGGAAGAAGGGCGAGCGAAGgatggacagagaggagaggaggaaggagaaaccGTGGCACAGCCGGCCTGGTAAGAGCTCCCACAGTCACcatcaacaccaccaccaccagccccgTCAGCCTCATCAGCACAGCCAGAACGACTTCTGGAGAGACCAGGAGCAGAAGCTCAGGCGCAACGTCCGCCCCCAGCTGGGCTGCAGCTCCGTGGACAACTGTGCCGAAAAGGAGGGGCTCTACCCGGTGGAGCTGCCCGAGTTCGAGGAACTGCTGGAGGGCTACCTGAGCAAGCTCGAAGGATCCTCATCTGAGAGCAAGGACAAGGTCAGGAAGCTGACGGCAGAGTACTTCGAGGACGGCGTGTTTATCCACGACCGGGTTCTTTTCAGTGACTTTGCGGAGGACGTGGCGGACATTCTTGAGGACATGGTGGACGTCTTGGACGTCGGCGGGCAGAAGGACGACGActccctggaggaggagatggaggagttTGAACGAGAGGCCCTGTGGAAGTTTGCCGCCACAGCTTAA
- the pbxip1a gene encoding pre-B-cell leukemia transcription factor-interacting protein 1 isoform X2, whose product MKCSCREGGLTIFENQKAESAPCCAALGLKRAMSDNSNSTGSSGSSTNSWTLLSPEEAAIENVGPVDDGTESLGDVPSLSEEVTGAAVEFKPSDMSIETVLSEEGHQVCQETSPESSLGPIPSSPGRMSPLLPNPLDPLDPLDLDLESQAPVIHDIVTSSPSDNEHLGATPFVTNIDLGAPLDIPASELLPAEPEESCSTPPLTEIPVTTEQALDTPADVLIPAGPAGASPVFTAEPEVDIPTETLTAADPPAHIEADITFTPESTEPPSPAPESLVAASPIDDAPAPETVGSAEAEEEEAAVEEEEMEPSETVTQEEREAEEEEGEEPSSSFDVGDTSGFDDGLRRRNVPSFEAARPRTSDEDEEEEEVEFKLAEKKEEKPWLSMNKCIVGALILLFLGSLFLSGDFDASELSDGEPSQDWLSADPQDMKELLDKLTQENQQIAQLEAQLQSQKEELDSALSAVAASGDAKGKADLELENTKLKKELLSLPELKTELESLRARVTELSQLTANQEMPQTTPGSAPQPGDKDSQTTKTAAGPERRKDTNEGGRLKDELQRQKVLLEESKKRLQGMKKGGSDRKQVRDHLEEIQKKLSEQVERWGKRKPQESKWKGNKGKTNERDHWRKEDKKEWRGEKDWKHSKDEKKEKEWKSPKQNSHKEAWRKHQDEWEGKKGERRMDREERRKEKPWHSRPGKSSHSHHQHHHHQPRQPHQHSQNDFWRDQEQKLRRNVRPQLGCSSVDNCAEKEGLYPVELPEFEELLEGYLSKLEGSSSESKDKVRKLTAEYFEDGVFIHDRVLFSDFAEDVADILEDMVDVLDVGGQKDDDSLEEEMEEFEREALWKFAATA is encoded by the exons ATGAAGTGCTCGTGTCGGGAGGGGGGTTTGACCATTTTTG AAAACCAGAAAGCTGAGTCTGCACCGTGCTGTGCCGCGCTCGGCCTGAAGAGGGCGATGTctgacaacagcaacagcacCGGCAGCAGCGGCTCCTCCACCAACAGCTGGACCCTCCTCTCCCCCGAG GAGGCTGCTATTGAGAATGTGGGGCCGGTCGACGACGGCACAGAGAGCCTCGGTGACGTCCCGAGTCTCTCTGAGGAGGTGACAG GTGCTGCCGTGGAGTTTAAACCAAGTGACATGTCTATAGAAACTGTCCTGTCTGAAGAAGGCCACCAG GTGTGTCAAGAGACCTCTCCAGAGTCCAGTTTGGGTCCCATCCCTTCCAGTCCAGGCCGAATGAGCCCTCTTTTACCAAACCCTCTTGACCCTCTTGACCCTCTTGACCTCGACCTAGAGAGTCAGGCTCCAGTCATCCATGACATCGTAACCAGCTCCCCCAGTGACAACGAGCACCTAGGAGCCACACCTTTTGTCACCAACATTGATTTGGGGGCTCCGCTCGATATCCCTGCTTCCGAACTCCTTCCAGCTGAGCCGGAGGAGTCCTGCTCTACTCCTCCCCTGACTGAGATTCCTGTCACTACAGAACAAGCGCTTGACACGCCTGCTGATGTCCTGATTCCTGCTGGCCCTGCCGGGGCGAGTCCTGTCTTTACTGCTGAACCTGAGGTGGACATCCCTACTGAGACCCTCACAGCCGCTGATCCTCCCGCTCACATTGAGGCTGATATCACCTTTACCCCAGAGAGTACAGAGCCACCGAGCCCAGCCCCAGAGAGCCTGGTGGCAGCAAGCCCCATCGATGATGCTCCTGCACCAGAGACAGTTGGttcagcagaggcagaggaggaggaggcagctgtggaagaggaggagatggagccATCTGAGACAGTGAcccaggaggagagagaagcagaggaggaagaaggagaag AGCCATCAAGTAGTTTTGATGTGGGCGACACAAGCGGCTTTGATGAcggactgaggaggaggaacgtCCCCTCCTTCGAGGCAGCGCGACCAAGAACGTCAGatgaggacgaagaggaggaggaagtggagttCAAGCTGGCcgagaagaaggaggaaaagccATGGCTGTCCATGAACAAATGCATTGTGGGTGCTCTGATCCTGCTCTTCTTAGGttcccttttcctctcag GAGACTTTGACGCCTCTGAACTGAGTGACGGAGAACCAAGCCAG GACTGGCTTAGCGCTGATCCACAGGATATGAAAGAGCTATTGGATAAACTGACACAGGAAAACCAACAAATCGCTCAGCTAGAGGCTCAACTACAG tCTCAAAAAGAAGAACTGGACTCCGCCCTGAGCGCAGTAGCAGCGAGCGGTGATGCGAAGGGTAAAGCAGATCTTGaactggaaaacacaaagctgaagaaggagctgTTGTCCCTGCctgagctgaagacagagctggagagtCTGAGGGCCAGGGTGACCGAACTCAGCCAGCTCACAG CAAATCAGGAAATGCCCCAGACTACCCCAGGTTCAGCCCCTCAGCCTGGTGACAAAGACAGTCAAACTACCAAGACAGCAGCTGGccctgagaggaggaaggacacaAATGAGGGAGGAAGGCTAAAGGATGAACTTCAGAGGCAGAAGGttcttctggaggagagcaagaAGAGACTGCAAGGGATGAAAAAAGGCGgaagtgacaggaaacaagtgAGGGATCACCTGGAGGAGATCCAGAAGAAGCTTTCTGAACAAGTGGAGAGGTGGGGCAAGAGGAAGCCACAGGAGTCCAAATGGAAAGGGAACAAGGGAAAAACCAATGAGCGGGACCATTGGAGGAAAGAAGACAAGaaagagtggagaggagagaaagactgGAAGCATAGCAAAGacgagaagaaggagaaggagtggAAGTCTCCGAAGCAGAACTCTCATAAGGAGGCATGGAGAAAACACCAGGACGAGTGGGAGGGGAAGAAGGGCGAGCGAAGgatggacagagaggagaggaggaaggagaaaccGTGGCACAGCCGGCCTGGTAAGAGCTCCCACAGTCACcatcaacaccaccaccaccagccccgTCAGCCTCATCAGCACAGCCAGAACGACTTCTGGAGAGACCAGGAGCAGAAGCTCAGGCGCAACGTCCGCCCCCAGCTGGGCTGCAGCTCCGTGGACAACTGTGCCGAAAAGGAGGGGCTCTACCCGGTGGAGCTGCCCGAGTTCGAGGAACTGCTGGAGGGCTACCTGAGCAAGCTCGAAGGATCCTCATCTGAGAGCAAGGACAAGGTCAGGAAGCTGACGGCAGAGTACTTCGAGGACGGCGTGTTTATCCACGACCGGGTTCTTTTCAGTGACTTTGCGGAGGACGTGGCGGACATTCTTGAGGACATGGTGGACGTCTTGGACGTCGGCGGGCAGAAGGACGACGActccctggaggaggagatggaggagttTGAACGAGAGGCCCTGTGGAAGTTTGCCGCCACAGCTTAA